The Prionailurus viverrinus isolate Anna chromosome C1, UM_Priviv_1.0, whole genome shotgun sequence DNA window TTCTGGGAACGCCCGCTGTAGGTGTTGAAAAGGGGCAGGCTTAGTGGTGCTGGGCAGCCCTTGAGATGGGGCAGCTTTACGTGAGTAGGAGGGAGAAGGGCCGGAAACCCAGCatctttggaaaaggaaaaagtggcACGTCTAGTACGGAACCCATCAACCCAGAGCTTCTATTTCACGTCGCAAGTAAACGCTTCTTCAGTGAAGTATTTGCTGAGGCTCCCCTGGACGATGGCTGTGTTCTCTTCGTAGACCATTAACGTTGGGGTCTGGCAGCCATGGGCGGTTGGCCTTCTGCAGCGTCTGGGGTGGCGGGAAGGCTGTGACCCCAGGCCTCGCTTCCTCACCTGTCCcgcccctctctccccagctcctggccacACTTGCGGGACATCCCGGAGTCCGGACCCAGGTGGCCATGGCGTCCAGGCGGGCTTCTCTCCGTGGCCTGGCGTCTCACTGCCTCTGGCTCTTGGGGGTCATCCTGCTGATGGATGTGTCTGCCCGGCCTGCCAACCACTCCTCCGCTCGGGAGAGGGCAGGCAACAGGGAGGAGCGGGAGATCCTGCCCCCGGACCACCTGAATGGGGTGAAGCTGGAGATGGACGGGCACCTCAACAAAGACTTCCACCAGGAGGTCTTCCTGGGGAAGGACACGGACGGGTTCGAGGAGGACGCGGAGCCCcggaggagcaggaggaagctGATGGTCATCTTTTCCAAGTAGGTGCCcaggcctggggggcggggggctgttaGAGTCCGACTGATTTGCTCACCCGGCACGTACTGTGGCCCAAGCCCAGGCGGGTCGCGTGCCGGGGCTGAGTGGGGTCCCCAGGTGTCAGGGGCCCAGTGCCTCAGCACGCGCCTGGTGAGTTCCAGGCTCCCACGGTATTGGTGACGTGGTGGCACAGTCTTGTGCCAGGACCCAGGATTCGTGGCTCTCGGTTccaggagagagactgagaggagCTGGGACGTGGGGCTGACTCTCTTGTGGGAGCCGCTCTGAGCGCACACAGGTGTCACACGGGCcgtggacacacacacaggccacacGGCGCTGGCTGCGAGCACACACAGAGGTCACGTGGCCTGGGGCTTTGGAACCTCTGAGGGAGGTGAGGGGCCTCGCGGCTGGGGCCTGAGCTCAGGAGGAGGCCCTGGGCAGTTGGACTGGGCTTTGTTTCCTGAGCCCACTagcctcagcttccttgtctGTGAAGGGGGGTGTTGAGAGCCCCGCTTTCCCGGGCATGGTGAGAACGAAGTCCCGGGACCTGCTGTGTGCTTGCCGTCTACTCGCAGGACGGGACGGGGTGGGATGAGGGCGGAGCACAGGTGGAGGGCAGCGGGGCTGAGGGGCGTGGTGGGTTTTGCccgtgggtgggtgggaggagaccAGGCAGCTGCAGGTGGAGGCAAGGAAGGACGGGCGCGTGGGATGCTCCTGCAGGCCGAGCCCCGGTCACTGAGCAGGGCTGAGGGGGAGCAGCCAGCAGGCGTGCATCTGTCCTCGGCGTCGAAGGCCAAGTCTGGGCGCTGGGTGACAGATCCAGAGAGAGGACCGTGGCCAGACCAGGGCATGGGGGGTTCAGaggtgaggagaaaggagaagccgCCAGAAGGCTGTGGCGAGAGAGGGCGTCGCTTTCCCGCACGGCCCCCTCAGACGCCGCCCTGGAGGATGGTGACGGTCAGCTGTGCATCAAAGCCTCGTCCAGCGTACAGATTTTATCACTGTCGTCCGGAGTGAGCTTTGCTGCTTCCAGTGAGCAGAGGAAAGCTGGGGACTGAGCCACCGGTGGCAGGTGGCTCCTTCTTGGCGGTCAGATGGAGGCCGACCCACAGAAGGCAGCAAGGTTGGCATGCCTGTTCTTTCCTCTCCATGGTGCCCTGATGGGGTTTCCCTGGATGGGTGTTGGTGAGAGATGTGGATCCCGGAGGCCCGCTGGTGTGAGGTGCTCTGTGCAcagggtgcaggggtgggggtgggggcagggggagcagcagGTGGGCTGCCTGCTGGGGGCAGTCCGTCGGTGGGCTGGCCGAGACCGAGGACAGAGGTGGGCGCTGCTCGTGATTCGGCCAGCTCATGCAGAGGGCGCTGGGCTCTTTCCAGGAGTCTGTTGGGAGTACCCATCCCTACACTGAGAACCGCCTTCCCGGCAGCCTGGGGAGGGTGGGCTGCACCACTTGGTGGGCCAGGGGCGAAGTGTATGCCCACAGCCAGTCTTTGGGCTAAAAACCCGGTCCAGGGGATCTACCCAGGCCTGCCCTGGGCATTCTCGGGAGAGAGGGTGGCCCCACCCTGGGTTCTGAGGGCCCTGATGGGGTCCCTGGGAACTTTGAACCTGTGAATGTCTTGCCTGTTGTGAGATCTTCCATCCGAACAGGTTCAAACTCAGCTGTTGAAGCAGCAGTGGGTTCTTCCTGGCCTGGCTTCTGTGCCTTAGAGCCCTTGGCACTTTTGCGTGTTCGGGGGCCTGGAGGGTCTGTTGGATGGGCCTAGGGCTCTGGGAGGGAGGGGCCCCagaggggccaggcagggcctACTGGACAGGTGATGGCAATGGGGCAGAATCCAGAGAGGGTGGGATGTCGCCCAGAGACTCAGTGCCAGGAGCAGGTGCGTGACACCGGAGCAAGGTTCCGAAGGAGCGAGGCGCGCAGTGGGGAGGTGGGACTCTTTCCTGCTGTGCGCACACCTTAAGTGTTGAGGGTTGGTTCTTTAGCTGGTTGGCACATAGGTGGGTATGGGTACAGAGCGATACCGAGGAGTCTGGTGCCACAGCCAGGCCGGGGCCATGGGGGCTGGCGTGTGCTCAGAGCCCCTTTGGCGTTGGGCCCCACCCGCATCTCACACCTGGCAGGGCTCTGAGGGCCGGGTGTGCGGATGTCcgtgtggaggtggggggcttCCGGGCCACACCTGGGCGCCCGCTGGCCTGTGTGCCTGGAGCCACGAGGGGCCTGCAGTGTGGAGAGGCGGGCGTTTGCTCAGGGGTCATGATGCTAAGGTCACATCACCTGAAGTGCAGAAAACCAGACCGGCAGCCGCGTTGCCGCCTGGGGAGGACAGTGTCCGTGGGCTCACACGCTGGCTGCCCGTCAGTCTCTCTGAGGGGTGGCTGTCTGCTCTCGCTTgtcatgaccttgacagttttgaggaggaCCGCACAGGTGTTGTGTCGAATGTCCCTCGTTTCGGGTTTGTCTCTTGTGTTTTCTCATGGTCAGAGGGGGTTGTGGCTTGGGGAAAGGACACCCCAGAGGTGAGGTGGCCCTCTTGTCACATCCTATCAGGGGGTCCTGTTGGCCGGTCACCTGGTTCGGGTGGTGCCTGCCGGGTGTCCCTCCTGTCTTCCTGGGCAGCAGCCACTCAGTGAGGCGGTCTCCCTGCGGGGCTGGGGACGAAGCTGTGCCTCCCTCCCGggaccggggggcggggggcgggggggaagaacCGCTGTAGTATTTGGAGTTCTGGAGGGAGGAGTTCTGTCTCCCCCACGTGCTCACGTTTCTCAGCGGTCCCCTCCACCAGCAGGGACTCCTGGATGTGTGTCGTGTACTTGGGGTCCAGTCCCGCACTGTGTTGTTTTGCCCTGGCCGTTGGGGGCTCTTTCATTTGCTTGTTTCGGGGGCACCGCCTTACTTTGTGGCCCTGCCGGGGGCTCCAGGTTCATCTCGTCGTGTGCCCGCCTCAGCCGTAGCGGCAGCCAcgtctccaaggagccctggtgtCTTTTACCGAAGGACGGTGTTTAGAAGCCAGGACCTGGGCACTGGTGTGCGTCTTGCTGCAGCTGTCGCGGCCTGAGGTCTTGTTGGCAGACGCAGTTAGATAACGTGTGCGTGCGTACCGACGTGTGTATACGTAGGTGTGTTAACTCACGCACACGCGTGCTAATATGTGTGCACTTGTGTGCACTAGGCGGTGCATACGCGTGAGCATCGCTGACTCGTGTTTGCACGGGGGCGGGCTGGCCCACGCACACACGTGGACACGTGCTCGCGCCTCAGCTAGCCGTCTGCTTCATCAGCTAGCCGTCTGCACCCGCGTATGAAGCGCGACCCCGCTCTGGCTTCGCGGCTCTGGTTCGGGCCTCGGCGTCTGCCACGAGCGGGGTCCCAGTCCATCCACCCCAGCGTGTCCCTGTTCACGGTGGCGGAGTCCGTCGGTCCACCTGTGCTGCCGGTTCCAGAGGCCTCGTGTGACATTGTCCCTCTGCCCGCAGGGTCGACGTGAACACCGACCGGAGGATCAGCGCCAAGGAGATGCAGCACTGGATCATGGAGAAGACGGCAGAGCACTTCCAGGAGGCCATCGAAGAGAGCAGGGTGCACTTCCGTGCCGTGGACCCCGACGGCGACGGTATGGCCGGCAGGGCTCGGGCCGCCAGGAGGGGGCGGTGcgcagagggcaggggtggggggggggcgcccgcTGATGCTGCCCGCGAGACCGCCCTCCCGGCTCCTGTGTCCTCCGCCGGTGAGGGCAGGGCGGCGTGCAGGGGGTGGGCCGGGGCTTCGggctcccctgcttctgctccttCGGTTGCCTGACGTCTGAAAACGGTTACATACCTCTTCTCGCGTATTTATCCTTTACCATTTCTTTGAAGttcgcttatttattttgagagagactgcgcaagtgaggaggggcagagagagagagagacagaacccccagcaggctctgtgctgacggctcggcggggcttgaactcacgaaccacgggaTGGCGACCGGAGCTGGaaccgagagtcggacacttaactgatggcgCCGGCCAGGCTCCACTGCTCACGTCTTTGTAAAACTGTCCGTCGTCAAACACCCTAACGGTTGGTCTTTGCTTCTAGGCCGTGTGTCGTGGGACGAGTATAAGGTGAAGTTTTTGGTGAGCAAAGGGCACAACGAGAAAGAAGTCGAGGAGAAGATGAAGAATGGCGAGGAGCTGAAGGTCGACGAGGAGAGTGAGCGCCCAGGCCCTGCCGCAAGCCCGCGAGGGGGACCCCAGCCCGGGAGGGGGCGGGTCTGGGCCAGGAGGAGGGCCCGCAGGGTGAGGCGGGTGGGGCACAGAACTCTGCCCGCCCCTCAGCCTTTCACAGACATGCCTTTAAAACCTCAGGGACAGAAGCTCGGTGCACTAGGGTGTTGGCCAAGTTCTAGAGCGCGGCCGGAGAACACTGGCGCCTTTCCCTAGTGACTGCCTTCTGCTCCGTCACCCCGTCCCACCTGGGGGCCCCTGCGGGGCCCAGCATatcctgttcctcctccactcagTGGGTCACCGTCCCCACCCTTGTCCCATGGTGTCTTCTCTTGGTGGATGCGCAAGCGTGGGAGTTTCTCTGCGGCATCTTTCTGCCTGTGACACGGTCTCTCACGTGTCCGCCGGCTGTGCTGGTGAGTGTGCTGGTGGCCTCTGCTTTGTGAAGGGTGCCGCTGTGTCCCCTGGGCCACAGGTGTTCACTGCTGTTGTGTCTCCAGATGAACGGTGGGCCCTCTTGTCTGTGCCAGTGTTTGTGTATCTAGGCCTGGACCCCTGTGTCCTGTGTCGGGACTGCAGCCATACCTTCTCTCTGTTTGATTTTCCCTTTAGTCTTTAATCCCGATTCCCCGTGTTCCTTGCGGGTGTGCAGGGAAGTGATGGCCTTTCTGCGTTAACCTTCATCCTGtggtcttttttaaattttttttttttttcaacgtttatttatttttgggacagagagagacagagcatgaacgggggaggggcagagagagagggagacacagaatcggaaacaggctccaggctctgagccatcagcccagagcccgacgcggggctcgaactcacggaccgcgagatcatgacctggctgaagtcggacgcttaaccgactgcgccacccaggcgcccctgtcctgtgGTCTTGATACGATTGCCTAGTGGCTCCAGGAGTCTTTGTCAGCTCTTCCGGATTTTCTCTGCAGGCAATTGTGACATCTGTGAGCCAACACCGtttatttcctccttcccagTCTGGGTATCTTTaacttcccttttttcttttttgtttttaactaatttttaaagtttgtttctttattttgtaatgtgtgtttactttagagagagaacgcacacacAAATGTGGggagggcggtgggggtggggcagaggatctgaagtgggctctgtgctgccagcacagggcctgatgcagggctcagactcataaacctcgagatcatgacctgagccaaagtcaagagtcagccgcttaaccgactgagccacccaggcgcccctttaatttccttttcttatcttactGCGTTGGCTGGAacttccagtacagtgttgaaaagcatctttttcttgttctgaTCTTCGAGGCAAAGTGtcaagtttctcaccattaagcaTGACGtgagctgtaggttttttgtagatgttctttgtCAAGTTGAGGAAATTCTAATCTGTTCCTGGTTTGCTGGAAGTTTGGATCATAAATGGGTGTTGGATTCTGTgtaatgctttttctgtgttgaTAGGGTCATGTGGCTTTTCTTCCTCATCCTGTTGATGTGATggttacattaattgatttttggatgttcAACCAGTCATGCATACTTGGGGTAACTCCCACTTGGTCGTAGGATATAATTCTTGTGtttttggattcaatttgctgaTATCTTGtggggcatttaaaaaaattttttttctaatgtttatttatttttgagagagacagagacagaatgtgagtgggttaggggcagagagagcgggagacacagaatccgaagcaggctccaggccccgagctgtcagcacagagcccgacatggggctcgaactcacaagctgtgagatcgtgacctgagctgaagtcagacgctcaactgactgagccacccaggcgatgTGGGGCATTTTTGCATGAGAGACACcagtctgtagtttccttttcttgcagGGTCTGGTAGTGTCTGGGTTCCCAGCCTTCCAGCTGTCTCCTTGGGGGTCACCTGTCACGGGCACCTCGTTAATGTCTCATGCCTTTATTTTTCCTGCTCAGTCTGTTCCTGGAGCACGTGTAACTCAGCAGAGTCTCAAGTTAAACAGTGAGGAGGCTCCTGAATGCGCTCCGACGCCAGTCGGCCTTTCCCACTTCCCAGGACGTCATCCAGAATTTTAGTTCTGTCCTTTTTAAACCCTGTTCCTTGgatgttactatttttttctgaattggttgtttgcctttttcatatctgtttgtgttttgtgttcCCACGGTTTGTCCTGCGGTTCCGGCTGTTCCCTGAAGGTGTAATTTGGAGGTGTCTGGGCATCCTGGGGGGGCCTCTGCCCTCTTGCCAGCATTGGTGATTTGGCATCAGCTTCTGGGGTGGCCGCTGGGGTGTGGGCCGCAGGCCTCCTGTCCCTGCCTGCTCTCGGGAGCTAGTCTGTCTTCAGC harbors:
- the SDF4 gene encoding 45 kDa calcium-binding protein yields the protein MASRRASLRGLASHCLWLLGVILLMDVSARPANHSSARERAGNREEREILPPDHLNGVKLEMDGHLNKDFHQEVFLGKDTDGFEEDAEPRRSRRKLMVIFSKVDVNTDRRISAKEMQHWIMEKTAEHFQEAIEESRVHFRAVDPDGDGRVSWDEYKVKFLVSKGHNEKEVEEKMKNGEELKVDEETQEVLENLKDRWYQADNPPSDLLLTEDEFLSFLHPEHSRGMLKFMVKEIVRDLDQDGDKQLSLPEFISLPAGTVENQQGQDIDDSWVRDRKKEFEELIDANHDGIVTMAELEDYMDPMNEYNALNEAKQMIAIADENQNHHLEPEEVLKYSEFFTGSKLMDYARNVHEEF